CTGGCCGCTTCGGCAACCTCCCAGCCGCCGGTCCTGGCGATGCCGCTGAAGTTGCGGGTGCGGACGATGTCGCCGTTGCGGGCGGTGACCGAGAACGACGGCGTCGTCAGCCAGGTCTCCTGTTCGATGTAGGAGCCCTCGCTCGACGCGAAGTACTTCCACTCGAAGTTGGCGTTCACCGAGACGTTGACGTTCTGGACGCCCTTGTTCTTGAGGACCTCGTCGACCACCTTCTGCACGAACTGCTGCTTGTCCTCGCGCGGCATCTGGTCGGGGTTCTTCTGCGTCGGCGTCGCCCAGTTGATCTGGTAGGCCTGCACCGGCGCGAGCCTGACGTCCGTCTTCTTCGCGATCGCGCTGGCGCGGGCGATCTCGGTCGCGATCTTCGTGATCCGCCGGATCTCGTCCTCGGTGACGATCGGGCTGCTGGCGAAGCCCCACGTGCCGCTGTGGATCACGCGGACGCCGAAACCGGCCGCGCCGGTCCGGCCGGCGCCGCCGCGTCCGCCGCCACCGCCGCGACCACCGCCGCCGCCGAACCCGCCGCCGCCGAATCCGCCGCCGCCCCGGCCGCGTCCACCGCCGCCGCCGAAGTTGCCGGCGTCTTCGGCGCCGGGCACCGGGTTGCCGCCGTTGGCGTTCACGCCGCTGTTGGTCGCGCGCGTGAACCGGATGTCGGCGTAGCTGCAGCCCGCCGCCTTCGCCTCCTTCAGCGCGATGTCGGCGAGCCCCTTGAACTTCGATTCCATGACGCGCCCGGGCGGCGTCTGGGCGAGGAGATCGGCAATCAGATCGCTGCCGGCGACCACGAGGCCCGCGGCGCCGACGGTTTTCAGGAAGTCACGGCGTGTCGACATATCGATCCTCGGCCCTACACTGCGGGCGACACAGAAGTCATGTAGAAGTCTTCCATCCGCACGGCGGGGACCAGGGCGGTGCCGCCGCCGTCGTACGATTCACCCGTGTGCATCGGCACGCTGTGACCGACGGCGGTGACGTTGTTGAAGCCGACCAGCGGCGACATGTTCCAGCGGAAGTTCTGCACCGGCCCGGCGATCTCGCCGTTCTCGATCAGGAACAGGCCGTCGCGGGTCATGCCGGTGTTGAGCAGCGTCGGCTGATCGACCGGGCGGATGTACCAGAAGAACGACACCAGCAGCCCGCGCCGAGTCGACTTGATCATCTGCTCGAGCGACTGCGGAGTCGATCCTTCCAGCACCAGGCTCATGTTGGTCGTGGCGCGGGTCGGCTCCTTCTTCAGGCGCTCGGCGTACTGCTGGTCGTAATAGAGATTCTTGAGCACGCCCTTCTCGATCCAGGTGACGGGACGCGCCGCCGTGCCGTCGGGAAGGATCGGCGTCTGGCGGAGGATCGGATTGCCGATGTCGCTCTTGAGCGTGATCAGCTCGCTGAAGACCTTCTGCCCGAGCTTCGAGGTGCCGCGCTCGTCGCCGGTGAGGTAGCTCCTGGGACCGGTCTCGACGGCGCGCGCGTTGAAGATGCCGGTCATCAGCGACAGGAATCGCGCCGCCGGCCGCGGCTCGAGGATCACCGTGTAGCGCCCGGGTTCGAGCGCG
The sequence above is a segment of the Vicinamibacterales bacterium genome. Coding sequences within it:
- a CDS encoding TldD/PmbA family protein is translated as MYSREEIKALTDKVLNMARADAVEVEFNGGERSGTRWANSTITVNLVQLDQQLSVNVRLGNKVGSASTREFDDDSLKAMVDEATEAAKAARENPNLQPLVKGPQDYVPVDAALPAMVNFGPGERAEMVRKSVAVCDKKGALGSGYIPKTYQTTCTANSAGLFAYYQYAEAGMILTCRTPDGRGSGWAGITGVKDLSLIDPVRISEIAADKAVRSQKPRALEPGRYTVILEPRPAARFLSLMTGIFNARAVETGPRSYLTGDERGTSKLGQKVFSELITLKSDIGNPILRQTPILPDGTAARPVTWIEKGVLKNLYYDQQYAERLKKEPTRATTNMSLVLEGSTPQSLEQMIKSTRRGLLVSFFWYIRPVDQPTLLNTGMTRDGLFLIENGEIAGPVQNFRWNMSPLVGFNNVTAVGHSVPMHTGESYDGGGTALVPAVRMEDFYMTSVSPAV
- a CDS encoding TldD/PmbA family protein, which encodes MSTRRDFLKTVGAAGLVVAGSDLIADLLAQTPPGRVMESKFKGLADIALKEAKAAGCSYADIRFTRATNSGVNANGGNPVPGAEDAGNFGGGGGRGRGGGGFGGGGFGGGGGRGGGGGRGGAGRTGAAGFGVRVIHSGTWGFASSPIVTEDEIRRITKIATEIARASAIAKKTDVRLAPVQAYQINWATPTQKNPDQMPREDKQQFVQKVVDEVLKNKGVQNVNVSVNANFEWKYFASSEGSYIEQETWLTTPSFSVTARNGDIVRTRNFSGIARTGGWEVAEAARMLENAERIAGEAVEFAAAKPIDMGVKDLILTPSHAMLTIHEIVAHATELDRIMGYEANYAGTSFVKLSDLGRLKYGSKLFNVTADRTIPGGLGTIGYDDDGVKTTQFPIVRDGILVGLQTNRETAHYVNEKESRGCTSAASWRDYPFLRMPNVHVEPGGPGSPTPEEIIADTRDGVLIDGRGSYSIDQQRYNGQFGGNAFWEIKNGKKTRMVTNVTYNAITTDFWGALDAVSGRESWEMHGTGGDAKGQPTQTNSISHGSPYLRIRKIMVGAAFA